ttagatgtccaagtaagTCCAGAGATCTCctcactgatgctgccagcagccagatccagaaaacttccttccttcattgatcacagggaaaatcctcttcaaTCCTTAACCTCAACTCCTTCAGGAGAGGAAGTCAGTTGGGCAGATGGAATCTTCACCTAGatccctcaggctcccatgtgacccttgatcatatgctcctgtcaatcattccctaaggtttgcatctctcaatttttttgcaacagtttttgcaaattgcaaaccttttcatcctttatcacaatagatattttgagaaatgtcttcagattGGGGCAACATTGGTAAAGTTTAGCAGAGATTTGATATTTATTTAGCTATGAAAGTGTAaggtttcttttgttttattttttgccagTTGGTTGAACAAATAACCCAGACTCACAGAATGGTAAGCTTCAATCTCCTAACATTCTTCATCTAGAGGATGAAAGCCTCTTCCTGTAGGACAGTGCCTAGCTCCCCTTTCCTACCACGCAATAGTAAAGTGGATTGAAGGCAAGCCAGACTCtcagatatatatttttcctttctagaTTCAGGAACATGAGGTCTCTTGGGAATACCTTCAAGAGGAAGAGCGCGGGGGCCATTTAAAAGGACTCGGAACCGTGGCTGCAAGACTGGGGCCCGAGGGCTGGCAGTGGAAAACTCTCCTGACCTGCGATCTATCACCAAAAAGTTCCTGGTGCCTTTTTGCCTCCtgcaaaagaagggaagaggacaaCAAGACAATGTCAATAGCCCTAAAGCAGGTTTTCAATAAAGACAAGACTTTTCGGCCCAAACGCAAATTTGAGCCTGGCACCCAGAGGTTTGAGCTCCACAAAAGGGCACAAGCCTCTCTGAACTCCGGGGTGGACCTGAAGGCGGCAGTGCAGCTACCCAGTGGGGAAGACCAGAACGACTGGGTGGCTGTTCACGTGGTAGACTTCTTCAACCGGATCAACCTGATCTACGGCACCATCTGTGAGTTCTGTACTGAGAGGACCTGTCCTGTGATGTCGGGGGGTCCGAAATACGAGTACCGGTGGCAGGACGACCTGAAGTACAAGAAACCCACCGCACTGCCAGCCCCCCAATATATGAACCTTCTCATGGACTGGATTGAGGTCCAAATCAATAATGAAGATATATTTCCTACCAGTGTAGGTAA
The window above is part of the Monodelphis domestica isolate mMonDom1 chromosome 7, mMonDom1.pri, whole genome shotgun sequence genome. Proteins encoded here:
- the MOB3B gene encoding MOB kinase activator 3B, with amino-acid sequence MSIALKQVFNKDKTFRPKRKFEPGTQRFELHKRAQASLNSGVDLKAAVQLPSGEDQNDWVAVHVVDFFNRINLIYGTICEFCTERTCPVMSGGPKYEYRWQDDLKYKKPTALPAPQYMNLLMDWIEVQINNEDIFPTSVGVPFPRNFLQICKKILCRLFRVFVHVYIHHFDRVIVMGAEAHVNTCYKHFYYFVTEMNLIDRKELEPLKEMTSRMCH